The following DNA comes from Papaver somniferum cultivar HN1 chromosome 4, ASM357369v1, whole genome shotgun sequence.
TCAAATAATCATTAGTAACGTATTGGCTTAGCAACAAAAGTTCAGCATCTTTCTTTGTATGTCTCCCTTACTCCATGGTGTTGCATGTTTATGCAACAGGTTAATTTGAGAAGTGTTCCGAAGATGCGGTACATCCATGTATATTGTGTAATGGCGTAGTTTGGAGATTAATTGTGTGGTATATTTTTGTAATCTCCATACATCACAGGCTACAACTTTCGATGCATTCAATTGTGAATACTGGATATCGATATCGCCTCCAAGAATAATAAACAAATGTGAGTTGTAAAATTGGATGGGATAAGGAATAATGTTACCACACGGGGAAGTATTCTGTCTGAAGTTTTAATGCCAGACCCAACAACATCAAACACAAAACTATATCTGAATAAACAGTGGGTGTGTAACATTTTTTTACCATTTTATCGGCAAGATCTCCCAATGATTCCATTTTCGTGCGACCGCATCATCCAATTCAAACCAGCAAGATGGTAATACCTCATCGCACCTTGGATTCTTGTAAACCTATCAGTTAAGAATGCACCAACAGTTACACTATTCAATTTTAAACGGCTTCAGACAAAAGTGAAGAACATCGTTCCTCTATTGCGCGAACTCTCATAATAAAATTAATTGAGGGTTTAAAATTGAATAGTGTAACTGTTGAATAGTGAAGAAGTAAAACACTATAGATTCTGTACAAATGTTCCATGTATTTGTTCTATTCTGATTAAATAGAAAAGAAACAACTGGAAAGAAGGCATACATGATGGTTGAGTCAACAATCTTGACTCAACTTAACAGCATGGCGACCCACGTTCAAATTGAACCATCAATGGTTTCAGTGATCAATTTTTAAGAGTAATTTTTCAGTCTTTTGTTGGTGATATGTTCAGAAGGATTGATTTTTTTATACATGGGCACCGAGGATCAAAACGCGTGTGCATTTATTTTCCAAGTCATCTTCTGACATGGTGAAAACAAAAATTAGGATTTCTCTTTGTAGAAAGAAACAATTGCGACCTTGGGTTAGCTATGAGTGAGAGTTAGCTAGGTCGACAGATTTTGGCTAGTTTAAGCTGAAAGTTAACTATTTTTGGGACCGCCGCATAGGTTAATTGTTCAATGCCGGTGCGGTTAGGTTAGCTATTTTAAGGGCCTTGTTATAATCTCTGCCGTCAGTTCAGAGAAGATCTTGACCGTCCTTTATCCATCATAGACACCACCTTTCCTTAGAACATTGATTGTCCCATCATCTAAGGCCAAGTACGTGCGACAACCTATTCTACAGCATGTTATGTTCACTATTGTGGCAAAACATACATAAACAGGTACACACTTTTTTATCGTAAACAAACGTAAATAAGTTGGTTGGATACTTGAATATATTATTTGTTTGTTTCAGCAGCGGTAaacatatttatttttattatttttcttatcgGGTGTCCTCCATAATTCAAATAACCTGTACCAAAAACTTTTACATAAGGCAACCTTTCGTGTGACAGTCAGCAAAACCTCAATTAACAAGTATCTTGCCTATTTTTTTGGTGTAGAAATCCTTGAAGTGTCTTTGGTTTTTTTATCGTCCAAACAAAAAGCAGAAGACAGGTGAAAAATAACGAGCATACAAGAATAAAAGTAGGTAATAACCAAAACAATTGGCTTAACACAGCACTTAAAACTTTCCAAACCAAAGGAAATCTACAAGAAACCCTTTTCTTTACAGCTTTGAATGGCTCCGTCAACCATATCCTTGAGATCATATCTAAAATTGAATCCCAAACTTAGAAGCTTCTTTGGAGAAAGATGAACAGCCTTTTCTTCCTTGGTCTCACTTAGCAACCTATACGCAAAATAAGAAAATTGTACCAAGAATATTAATGTTGGAAAAATGAGCATAAATTCCCGAATTCGAATAGTATATACTTACTTTGCCGGCATTTCGAATACCGGGTAACTAGCAGAAAGCACTTTGGCGAAGGCATGAACAGATGTCTCATGGGAAGAGCATATGTACCGTCCTTTCGCATTAGGGCATTCGAACAGAAATATATGCCCAGCAACTATGTCATCTATGTGCACCATTTGTGTTGCTTTAAAACCAAGTCCATATCTGTTACCTGattaattatttttatcaaaGTCGATCATCATAAAAATTCAGACCTTAAAAGTGAAATACGCATAAACAGGTTAATGAACATACGTACCCAAGAGCATGGCCAAAGATAGGGAAATGGAGCCAGGAAGATGAGGACAGGTAAAAGGACCAACAACCATTGGTGGAATGATTGAAACAACATCCAGACCATTTTCTTCTCCAAATTTTAGTACTTCTTGTTCGATCAAAGTTTTAGGTATGATGTACGAACTGGCTTGAATTTTGATATTCCTACAGAATTCAACATCACTCCATGAGTTCTCATCCACTTCCATGAGGCCCGTTTTGTTTGCCACAACTGCAGCTGCAGTAGAAGTATATACAACTCTCTTTACTGTCTTTGATTTCAAACATGCTTTTAATATGTCTAGACTTCCATCTACGAGTGTTTTCACTGTGGCATCATCTGCTTCATTTTCTTCAATGTTGATCGGGTAAGCTACGTGAAAAACACCAACGCATCCATCTATGGCTTCATCAAAACTAGTAAGTTTTGCGAGATCAGCGTTAAAGATATGAAGCCTCTCTGATGCTCCTGGTAGATTCGTAAGATGACTTATGTCCCTCTTCCTTTCTGGCACAATTAcaatataaaagaaaattgttCAACTCGTATTTGAAAATCTATCATATCATTTCAGTCTAGCAATGAATTCTAATCAGTGGTATATACACAAGTAATTACGTGTGCAACGGGCACCATAGCGTACGAAAATTAAAATTAGATGTCGGAAATTACCAGGGTCTAATCGGACGGTGGCTCGGACAGAGTAGCCACGTTCGAGAAGTCGCATGATCAACCATGAACCTATGTATCCTGCGCCACCAGTTACACATACCATACCTTTCTCCGTTCCATTTCCGCCACCTTCCATCTTTTTCCTCTCTAATTTTCAATGAATGGAACTCAACTTATGAAGTGTTAGTAACTGCAGGCTAGTAGTTAGTTCTtaaataggttttttttttttttttttttttttttactttttttgaagcatgtttcTCATGTGGTGATGGATGCTTTTACCTACTCAACAAGAATTATTTATTTGTAGCTCAAATTTCTACCAAGGAAAAAGTGGCCTCGTACCTTGCTAAATTAAATGTACATGTCTTGAAAGAAATTGGTGAACAAATGATCATTTGTCAAAGTTTGTCATTTTGGTTTTTGTATAGTCCAAGTGTTTCGGGACCTACGAGGGGGTTAAAATCCACCACCTTCCATCTTTTTCGGTAACCCTCGCACTGACGTGTAACAAGGAGTCGGCAACGTAAACGGAGAAGAGAAAAATCAAGAACCCCCCGTTTAGGTTAATTAAAGAGTCAAGAGCACAAAATCAATATTAGTGGTCGTTGTCTTCTAACATCGGCCAACCCCAGGATCTTTGAAAAATTTGCTTAGACAAGAAGAATTTACACAAGTTTTACCATAGATAGAGCTACATTGCTAGTAAAACACATTGTTCCAGCTAAGAACTGAATGAGCATAACTTAAATGCACCCTATTGTCTGATGCATCTACCCAAGTAAGGATTAAAGCCCTTGCCTCACCTACCAAAATGCCCATATTATTACTCCATTATGCAGACCATTAACGGATAACTTAACAAAATTGGGCATTTTAACTTGTTTTCGAAATCCGGGGCATTTCTACAACCTTGCCTCCCAAATTGGGGCGTTTCATCTCTTAATCCTTATTATTACTCCATTAGACAGACTGAGGATAATTCATGTGGAGTATAGTGGAGTATTATAATGGATGAGCACATTATAATAAGTGTGTTAGAGAAGTAAGTAATAGTTTATTATTACTCCATCGTAATAAATAAGTAATAGTTGGCTCTCAGCCACATGGATAGTTCAATCTTTTCGTCCTTGGTTCCGTAGGAGCAAGTTCGAAAGATTGAAAAATAGAACCATCTGAGTTGATTTGGTTCGTTCTCAATAGCCATGAGATGATCATCTTAGGGTGATTCTTTTGTCGACGGATGCTCCTATTACACTCGTAGTCTCTAGAGGATGATAACCAACTATGCAGCATCTATACCGAGAATTTAATTATTGTACACGTCATTAGTCCGATCCTTTGTAGGTACTACCCGTAATAACAAACTTGCAAAATGGATCTGTTTATCATAAATAGATTCGTTGTTCCTGACCCTGCTTCATCTTAATTTTTATTTGAACAAAAAGATCACAATAAACTTTTGGTAAAAGTTATGTCTTGGTCCGAGTGGGGATAGTATTTCTCTTCTGCATGTCCATGGAGTTTTGAAAAGTCCAAACATCTCAGAAATAGATATATAGGTAGGAATTTATCGAACGAACCACACGCCTTGGTATACGTCAGGAGTCCATTGATGAGAAAGGGCTGGGGAAAGCTTGAACCCAATTCCTACAGTGATGAATATAATCGCAATTGAAATTCTCGGGGAGTTATACATCTGTGTATTGATAAGATAATTCACTATTTCTTGAAGTCGATATGTCCCCCGGATGAACCATATATCCAAGAGAACCCATGAACCAGAATAGAAGAGCTTGCCCCACCCATGAGTAAATATTTCGTAGTAGCCTCATTATACCGTACATCTCTCTTGGTATATCCAGATAATAGGTAGGAGTATAAACTGAAACATTCTGGAGCTACAAAGATGTTATTAAATCGTTAGCACCACTTAAAAACATTCCTCCTAGAATAGCTGTTAATACGAATAAGAGAAACTTTGTTATAGCCATTTATGTACATTGAATGTACTCTACCGTAGAGGAATACATAGAGTTGAACAGAgtaaaataagaaattgaaagatTTCGTTGAAATTGTTCGTTTGGAAATTTCCCTAAAAGCTAATCATAGGTTC
Coding sequences within:
- the LOC113273745 gene encoding vestitone reductase-like, producing MEGGGNGTEKGMVCVTGGAGYIGSWLIMRLLERGYSVRATVRLDPERKRDISHLTNLPGASERLHIFNADLAKLTSFDEAIDGCVGVFHVAYPINIEENEADDATVKTLVDGSLDILKACLKSKTVKRVVYTSTAAAVVANKTGLMEVDENSWSDVEFCRNIKIQASSYIIPKTLIEQEVLKFGEENGLDVVSIIPPMVVGPFTCPHLPGSISLSLAMLLGNRYGLGFKATQMVHIDDIVAGHIFLFECPNAKGRYICSSHETSVHAFAKVLSASYPVFEMPAKLLSETKEEKAVHLSPKKLLSLGFNFRYDLKDMVDGAIQSCKEKGFL